In a genomic window of Candidatus Paceibacterota bacterium:
- a CDS encoding carboxypeptidase regulatory-like domain-containing protein — MFCLKIKKLQRGFSLVEVLVGSAIFLIVAMAVYGSFVSLLQLASGSQARTLATQLVAEQFEIIRNMPYVNVGLTTGIPLGVLPQTQTLTRGGMTFDVGLTIRNINLSTSSVQASSKLVEINVDCSNCKNFRQVSLTGLISPANLQSAGNGGALVVQVFNGNGEPVQGATVSVQSVATSSVTNVDITNNSGILNIIGVPPGEDMYKIIVTKEGYSTEETYSLAEVSNPTKPNVTVLNQEVSPISFSIDKLSSLHFSSVTPLCVPVGNVDFSMVGAKEIGAGIPKYSQNLSTNASGLLNLSSMEWDTYTITPTDGSYDVAGINPDSPFSLNPDNSQNVQIVVVPKDSNSLMVSVLDSATNLPISGAVVELSKTGYYKAKVTGEGYLSQSDWSGGSGQDMYVTDGRYFTDNNLVDTATSSGDILLKDLFGSYDVNATGTLESSIFDTGTTSNFYTISWNPNSQPILSGETSVKMQFATNASSSGSAWNYFGPDGTSGTYYTVPGSPINIVHNGDEYVRYKTYLTTETATVTPKVSDVFFSYTSACLPPGQVIFQGLLGDEYTLTVTKSGYATQSKFVTIGSGWQKQTILMSL; from the coding sequence ATGTTTTGTCTTAAAATTAAAAAATTACAAAGAGGCTTCTCTCTCGTTGAAGTGCTTGTAGGCTCGGCAATTTTTCTAATTGTAGCAATGGCTGTTTACGGCTCATTTGTAAGCTTGCTTCAATTGGCTAGTGGAAGTCAGGCTAGGACTTTGGCTACTCAATTGGTGGCAGAGCAATTTGAGATCATTCGTAATATGCCATATGTAAACGTTGGTCTTACGACAGGTATTCCTTTGGGAGTTTTGCCTCAAACGCAAACATTGACTCGTGGAGGTATGACTTTTGATGTCGGTCTGACTATCCGTAACATAAATCTTTCAACCTCGTCCGTTCAAGCTAGTAGTAAGTTGGTTGAAATAAACGTTGATTGTTCAAATTGTAAAAATTTTAGACAGGTATCTCTTACGGGTTTGATTTCTCCTGCCAATCTTCAATCTGCAGGAAATGGGGGAGCTTTGGTCGTTCAAGTATTCAATGGTAATGGGGAACCTGTTCAAGGCGCAACCGTCAGTGTTCAAAGTGTTGCAACTTCATCTGTCACTAACGTTGATATAACAAATAATTCTGGGATATTGAATATCATCGGTGTTCCCCCTGGCGAGGATATGTACAAAATCATTGTAACAAAAGAAGGTTATTCTACTGAAGAAACTTATTCATTGGCAGAAGTAAGCAACCCTACGAAGCCAAATGTTACTGTTTTAAATCAGGAAGTTAGTCCGATAAGTTTTTCCATAGATAAATTGAGCTCATTACACTTTTCTAGTGTTACACCACTTTGTGTTCCTGTTGGGAATGTAGACTTTTCAATGGTTGGGGCAAAAGAAATTGGTGCTGGAATACCAAAATATTCACAAAATCTTTCTACCAACGCATCTGGTCTTTTGAATCTCAGTTCTATGGAATGGGATACATATACTATTACACCTACAGATGGTTCTTATGATGTTGCTGGTATAAATCCAGATAGTCCATTTTCCTTGAATCCTGACAATTCTCAGAATGTACAGATTGTAGTCGTACCAAAGGATTCCAATAGTTTGATGGTCTCTGTTTTGGATAGTGCAACGAATCTACCGATCTCTGGTGCTGTTGTTGAACTTTCTAAGACTGGTTATTACAAAGCTAAAGTTACAGGTGAAGGTTATCTTAGCCAATCAGATTGGTCTGGCGGAAGCGGTCAAGACATGTATGTTACTGACGGAAGATATTTCACAGATAATAATTTGGTTGATACTGCCACTTCCTCAGGAGACATCCTCTTGAAAGATCTTTTTGGTTCTTATGATGTGAACGCTACGGGTACATTGGAATCTTCTATATTTGATACAGGAACTACAAGTAATTTTTATACTATTTCTTGGAATCCAAATAGTCAGCCTATCTTGTCTGGAGAAACAAGTGTGAAGATGCAATTTGCAACCAATGCAAGTTCATCTGGATCAGCTTGGAATTATTTTGGTCCAGATGGAACATCAGGGACTTACTACACTGTTCCTGGGTCTCCGATAAATATTGTTCATAATGGTGACGAATATGTACGTTACAAGACTTATTTAACGACAGAAACGGCTACTGTAACTCCAAAAGTTTCAGATGTCTTCTTTTCTTACACTTCGGCTTGTTTACCACCGGGGCAGGTTATCTTCCAAGGTCTTTTGGGTGATGAATACACTTTGACCGTTACAAAATCTGGATATGCTACACAATCTAAATTTGTAACTATTGGAAGCGGTTGGCAGAAACAGACGATTTTGATGAGTCTATAA
- a CDS encoding type II secretion system F family protein gives MPHFTFKAKKSTGEIYNSERDAVDRYELYKLLREGGDEVVEFKEKRESRGLHMNISLSIFDRVKTIEKINFARNLGAMLEAGLALSRALAVLEKQTRNASLKKVVADLVKNIDQGITFADALSKHPKVFPKIFVAMVHAGEQSGTLADSLKIVSSQMDSSYSLDKRIRGALMYPAVIFSAMIIIAVLMFIFIIPTLLKTFTDLNVPLPMTTQVVLNISNLIRDQGVIVFGLVLILIGSLVWWSKKASGKKIFHSAILKIPVIGELVQEVNTARTARTMSSLLGSGVDVVESINITADVVQNVHFQRILQKASLSIKNGELMSKTFGQFGKYYPVFFIEMMSVGEETGKTGEMLMGVAQYYENDVNQKTKDMSTIIEPILILVIGGAVGFFAISMIQPMYSLVDVM, from the coding sequence ATGCCCCATTTCACTTTCAAAGCAAAAAAATCTACAGGAGAGATATATAACAGCGAAAGAGATGCTGTAGATCGTTACGAATTGTACAAACTTCTACGAGAAGGTGGTGATGAAGTAGTTGAATTCAAAGAAAAGCGTGAATCTAGAGGACTGCATATGAATATTTCTCTATCTATTTTTGATAGGGTCAAGACTATTGAGAAAATAAATTTCGCACGTAATTTGGGGGCAATGTTGGAAGCTGGTCTAGCTCTTTCTAGAGCTTTGGCAGTCCTTGAGAAACAAACACGCAACGCATCTCTCAAGAAAGTCGTAGCTGATCTTGTGAAGAATATTGATCAAGGTATAACTTTTGCTGACGCGCTTAGTAAACACCCAAAGGTTTTTCCAAAGATATTCGTCGCAATGGTTCATGCCGGAGAACAGTCTGGAACATTGGCTGATTCTCTGAAGATTGTCTCCAGTCAGATGGATAGTTCGTATTCCTTGGATAAGAGAATCCGTGGTGCTCTCATGTATCCTGCAGTTATTTTTTCAGCAATGATAATTATCGCTGTATTGATGTTTATCTTTATAATTCCTACTTTGCTCAAGACTTTTACAGATCTCAATGTTCCGTTACCTATGACAACCCAAGTAGTCTTGAATATAAGCAATCTCATCAGGGATCAAGGAGTGATCGTCTTTGGTCTTGTTTTGATCCTTATCGGCTCTTTAGTCTGGTGGTCAAAAAAAGCTTCTGGAAAAAAGATATTTCATTCTGCCATTCTTAAGATTCCTGTTATAGGAGAACTCGTTCAAGAAGTTAATACTGCTAGAACAGCAAGGACGATGTCTTCATTGTTGGGTTCTGGGGTTGATGTTGTTGAATCTATAAATATTACTGCAGACGTTGTTCAGAATGTTCATTTTCAAAGAATTTTACAAAAAGCTTCTCTTTCAATAAAGAATGGAGAATTGATGTCAAAGACTTTCGGTCAGTTTGGTAAATATTACCCAGTCTTTTTTATTGAAATGATGAGCGTTGGTGAAGAGACCGGTAAAACAGGGGAGATGCTTATGGGTGTAGCTCAATATTATGAAAATGATGTTAATCAGAAAACCAAAGACATGTCTACGATAATAGAGCCGATACTCATATTGGTTATAGGAGGGGCCGTAGGTTTCTTTGCAATTTCTATGATTCAACCTATGTATTCGTTGGTAGATGTAATGTAG
- a CDS encoding GspE/PulE family protein: MVAGFRLFKAVHKQSSLISDIIYLMFVEDTQLYKFILDSGLVTKDDLEDAKKESEKKKKHLGDVLISSGKISADNLRRMQAYVFGIPFVDLKGKKLPFETLSLIPEPIARAHNIVAFKKTDVALEVAMLDVNDLPAIDFIKKKVNLKILPRLTDSDSIKEALVQYQKSLKAEFGDLIQKETASLKMISEEEGDTASEADLKKIAEDMPVVRIVDTLIKHAILQNSSDIHIEPMEEQVLVRYRIDGLLHDAMVLPKQAGPSVSARIKVLANLKLDEKRLPQDGRFKVDMNEEKVSFRVSILPTYYGEKIVMRLLRESISGFTLEYLNFHGEGLEAIHKTLNKTTGMILMTGPTGSGKTTTLYTMLDILNTPDVNISTIEDPIEYQMARINQTQVRPEIGFSFPQGIRTLVRQDPDIIMVGEIRDGETAALGVNAALTGHLVLSTLHTNSAAGAMPRLLDMGVEPFLLVSTLDIVIGQRLVRKLTDSKQEYKLSKDEFNQLAKVVDLDRVLGYLKTEKIVKSSDTWDKINFWKAVPAGDDDGFKSRVGIHEVLVMTQSIKDLIMKNATSNDIEIQAKKEGMLTMLEDGIFKCVQGMTTIEEVLRVVSE, encoded by the coding sequence ATGGTTGCGGGTTTTCGTTTATTCAAAGCTGTGCATAAGCAGTCATCTCTTATATCTGATATAATTTACCTAATGTTCGTTGAAGATACCCAATTATATAAATTTATTCTTGATTCTGGTCTTGTAACCAAGGATGACCTTGAAGATGCAAAGAAAGAAAGCGAGAAAAAGAAAAAGCATTTAGGCGATGTATTGATTTCGTCAGGCAAGATCAGTGCAGACAATCTCCGTAGAATGCAAGCTTATGTCTTTGGTATTCCTTTCGTAGACCTTAAAGGTAAAAAATTACCTTTTGAGACCCTCTCTCTTATTCCAGAACCGATTGCTCGTGCTCATAACATTGTCGCTTTTAAAAAGACAGATGTCGCTTTGGAAGTTGCGATGTTGGATGTCAACGATTTGCCCGCTATTGATTTCATTAAAAAGAAAGTCAATTTGAAAATATTACCTCGTTTGACTGATTCGGATTCTATTAAAGAAGCATTGGTTCAGTATCAAAAGAGTCTCAAGGCTGAATTTGGTGATTTGATCCAAAAAGAGACCGCTTCACTCAAGATGATTTCAGAAGAAGAAGGGGATACTGCCTCAGAAGCTGATTTAAAAAAGATCGCAGAAGATATGCCGGTTGTGCGTATTGTTGATACTTTGATAAAACACGCTATCTTGCAAAATTCTTCCGATATCCATATAGAACCAATGGAGGAACAAGTCTTGGTTCGTTATCGTATAGATGGACTTTTACATGATGCGATGGTACTTCCAAAACAGGCCGGTCCTTCGGTATCTGCTCGTATCAAAGTTTTGGCCAATCTAAAATTGGATGAAAAACGTTTACCTCAAGACGGTCGTTTCAAAGTTGACATGAATGAAGAAAAAGTTTCATTCCGTGTCTCTATTTTGCCAACATATTATGGTGAAAAGATCGTTATGCGTTTACTTAGAGAAAGTATATCCGGATTCACTTTGGAATATTTGAATTTCCACGGCGAAGGCTTGGAAGCGATTCATAAAACTTTGAATAAGACGACGGGAATGATACTCATGACAGGTCCCACTGGATCTGGAAAAACTACGACTTTGTATACCATGTTGGATATTTTGAATACTCCAGATGTGAATATTTCAACTATTGAAGACCCTATTGAATACCAGATGGCTCGTATCAATCAAACTCAAGTTCGTCCAGAGATCGGTTTCTCATTTCCACAAGGTATCAGAACTTTGGTCCGTCAAGATCCAGATATTATCATGGTTGGAGAAATCCGTGACGGTGAAACCGCAGCACTTGGAGTCAATGCCGCTTTGACTGGTCACTTGGTTCTTTCTACTTTGCATACCAACTCGGCAGCAGGAGCGATGCCTCGTCTTTTGGATATGGGTGTTGAGCCATTTTTGTTGGTTTCTACTTTGGATATTGTTATCGGTCAGCGTTTGGTTCGTAAACTTACTGATTCAAAACAGGAATACAAGTTATCCAAGGATGAATTCAATCAATTGGCAAAAGTTGTTGATCTAGACAGAGTCCTTGGTTATTTGAAGACAGAAAAAATAGTAAAATCGTCCGACACTTGGGATAAGATCAATTTCTGGAAAGCTGTACCAGCTGGAGATGACGATGGTTTCAAGAGTCGTGTTGGTATCCACGAAGTCTTGGTTATGACTCAATCTATCAAAGATCTTATAATGAAAAATGCTACTTCAAATGATATTGAAATTCAGGCCAAGAAAGAAGGAATGCTCACAATGTTAGAAGACGGTATATTCAAGTGTGTACAGGGAATGACAACGATTGAAGAAGTGCTCCGTGTCGTTTCAGAGTAA